A region of Lacinutrix sp. Hel_I_90 DNA encodes the following proteins:
- a CDS encoding biopolymer transporter ExbD — protein sequence MSKFKKKKDGGIPPISTASLPDIVFMLLFFFMVATVIKEDNLKIQNNLPQANQIEKLDKRKPISYIYIGKPSRNYVDTYGTEDRIQLNDALTSPDAVQSFIAAERNALPEELVPLLIVSLKVDRDAKMGALTDVKQELRKTNALKINYTTKKGDAVSTSRN from the coding sequence ATGTCTAAATTTAAAAAGAAAAAAGATGGAGGTATACCTCCTATTTCAACAGCATCTTTACCAGATATTGTATTCATGCTTCTGTTTTTCTTCATGGTTGCTACCGTGATTAAAGAAGATAACTTAAAAATCCAAAATAATTTGCCACAGGCAAACCAGATTGAAAAGCTTGATAAAAGAAAGCCTATTAGTTACATCTATATTGGAAAACCTAGTCGTAACTATGTAGATACTTATGGTACGGAAGATAGAATACAGTTAAATGATGCTTTAACGAGCCCTGATGCTGTTCAATCTTTTATTGCAGCCGAAAGAAACGCATTGCCAGAAGAACTAGTGCCGCTTTTAATCGTATCTTTAAAAGTAGACAGAGATGCTAAAATGGGTGCTTTGACAGACGTAAAACAAGAATTGCGTAAAACAAATGCACTTAAAATTAATTATACTACAAAGAAAGGTGATGCGGTTTCAACAAGTCGTAATTAA
- a CDS encoding biopolymer transporter ExbD, with the protein MARRSAPEVNAGSMADIAFLLLIFFLVTTDIATDSGLNRKLPPWEEDTPEEPVVIKERNIFTINVNSADKILLTQKGDSEPIDIDNLRAEAVKFLDNGGGRGADACKYCQGKKDPNSSDNFEKAVISLSNNRLTKYKTYIAVQNEIIAAYNEIRNREFIREYPGEGINFVQANDEYLDPATQPNRRENLKTKLEAIKERVPQKFSEAETK; encoded by the coding sequence ATGGCAAGAAGATCAGCACCAGAAGTTAATGCAGGCTCTATGGCTGACATTGCCTTCTTATTACTAATATTCTTTTTAGTAACAACAGATATAGCAACCGATTCTGGTTTAAACAGAAAGTTACCACCTTGGGAGGAAGATACTCCAGAGGAACCAGTAGTTATAAAAGAACGTAATATCTTTACTATTAATGTGAATAGTGCAGATAAGATATTATTGACTCAAAAAGGAGATTCAGAACCTATAGACATAGATAATTTGCGGGCAGAAGCTGTTAAGTTTTTAGATAATGGAGGCGGTAGAGGTGCGGATGCTTGTAAGTACTGTCAAGGTAAAAAAGATCCTAATTCTTCAGATAATTTTGAAAAAGCGGTAATTTCGTTAAGTAATAATCGTTTAACAAAGTACAAAACTTATATTGCTGTACAAAACGAAATTATTGCAGCTTATAACGAGATTAGAAATAGAGAATTCATAAGAGAATATCCTGGTGAAGGCATCAATTTTGTACAAGCGAATGATGAGTATTTAGATCCAGCAACGCAACCTAACAGAAGAGAAAATTTAAAAACAAAACTTGAGGCTATTAAAGAACGTGTGCCTCAAAAATTCTCTGAAGCAGAAACAAAGTAA
- a CDS encoding membrane protein — MHKFLKIVVALLSLVGIVSLFRIIAEGNDGMKKAFASGDTTLFEPMAWVAYITLALTLVLVIFFVLKGLFTHTATLKSTLIGVGVFLAILAIAYLVSGGDEREYVYNNIKATPNESQLVGSGLIAFYILAVIAVLSMVFTGIKKMIK; from the coding sequence ATGCATAAGTTTTTAAAAATAGTTGTAGCCTTACTAAGTTTAGTAGGTATTGTTTCATTATTCCGTATTATCGCGGAGGGTAATGACGGAATGAAAAAGGCATTTGCATCAGGAGACACGACTTTATTTGAGCCAATGGCTTGGGTAGCTTATATAACATTAGCGTTAACATTGGTATTAGTAATATTCTTTGTTTTAAAAGGGTTGTTTACGCATACTGCAACATTAAAGAGCACTTTAATAGGTGTGGGAGTATTCTTAGCTATTTTAGCAATAGCTTATTTAGTGTCTGGTGGTGATGAAAGAGAATATGTTTACAACAATATTAAGGCAACACCAAATGAGTCACAGCTTGTGGGAAGCGGATTAATTGCTTTTTATATTTTAGCTGTTATTGCAGTTTTATCAATGGTATTCACAGGAATTAAAAAAATGATTAAGTAA
- a CDS encoding MotA/TolQ/ExbB proton channel family protein has protein sequence MKRFFSILAIVFLMAFGTANATTNAATVATAVVTIQNDADDTTEADAVEDKSFHQELKQRFIEGGPGFMGIVLLCLILGLAIAIERIIFLNLSTTNTKKLTQNVEDALESGGIEAAKEVCRNTKGPVASIFYQGLDRADESLESAEKAVVAYGGVQMGQLEKNVSWISLFIALAPMLGFMGTVIGMIQAFDKIQSAGGMDATLVAGGIKVALLTTVFGLIVAIILQIFYNYIIAKIDSIVNDMEDSSITLMDMLARYKK, from the coding sequence ATGAAAAGATTTTTTTCTATCCTAGCCATAGTATTTCTAATGGCATTTGGTACAGCTAATGCAACTACTAATGCAGCAACAGTTGCAACTGCAGTTGTAACAATTCAAAATGATGCAGATGATACAACAGAAGCAGATGCAGTCGAAGACAAAAGTTTTCACCAAGAATTAAAACAACGTTTTATTGAAGGTGGCCCAGGATTCATGGGGATTGTATTATTGTGTTTAATTCTAGGTCTAGCAATTGCTATTGAGAGAATTATCTTTTTAAACCTTTCTACAACGAACACAAAAAAATTAACACAAAATGTAGAAGATGCATTAGAATCAGGAGGAATTGAAGCTGCAAAAGAGGTATGTAGAAATACAAAAGGACCTGTTGCTTCTATTTTTTATCAAGGTTTAGATCGTGCAGATGAAAGTTTAGAATCTGCTGAAAAAGCGGTTGTTGCTTACGGTGGCGTACAAATGGGACAATTGGAGAAAAACGTATCTTGGATTTCTTTATTTATCGCATTAGCACCAATGCTTGGGTTCATGGGTACTGTAATTGGTATGATTCAGGCGTTCGATAAAATTCAATCGGCAGGTGGTATGGATGCAACCTTAGTAGCAGGTGGTATTAAAGTAGCCTTATTAACAACCGTATTCGGACTTATTGTAGCGATTATACTTCAAATTTTTTATAATTATATTATTGCAAAAATTGATAGTATCGTAAATGACATGGAAGATTCTTCTATCACTTTAATGGATATGTTAGCGAGATACAAAAAATAA
- a CDS encoding asparaginase has product MTKTIPNILLIYTGGTIGMIKDPETGALRAFDFTNLLDRIPELKLLDCNITTTSFDQPIDSSNMEPKYWVAIAEIIEKNYSTCDGFVVLHGSDTMSYTASALSFMLEHLAKPVVFTGSQLPIGDLRTDAKENLITSIQVASLQHYNKPVIKEVCLYFEYKLYRANRTTKINAEHFEAFASLNYPDLAESGVHLKVNSERLFKPNARKELVVHKCLDENIALVKLFPGISERLLGCIFNTPGLKGVILETYGAGNCTTEKWFVDLLKETITRGIPIINVTQCSGGSVMMGQYETSEKLKRIGLISGKDITTEAAICKLMYLLGQNIAPNLFKTIYETALRGEMS; this is encoded by the coding sequence ATGACTAAAACCATTCCAAACATACTCCTTATATATACAGGTGGAACCATAGGTATGATTAAAGATCCTGAAACAGGAGCCTTACGTGCCTTTGATTTCACGAACTTGTTAGACCGCATACCCGAGCTAAAGCTATTAGACTGTAATATTACGACTACCAGTTTTGATCAGCCTATAGACTCCAGCAATATGGAACCAAAATATTGGGTTGCTATTGCAGAGATTATTGAAAAAAACTATAGTACTTGCGATGGGTTTGTTGTGTTGCATGGAAGTGATACGATGAGTTATACAGCTTCAGCCTTGAGTTTTATGCTGGAACATTTGGCAAAACCAGTAGTGTTTACGGGTTCGCAACTACCTATAGGTGATTTGAGAACAGATGCTAAAGAGAATTTAATTACGTCTATTCAAGTGGCATCACTTCAACATTATAATAAACCTGTAATAAAGGAAGTCTGCTTATATTTTGAATATAAATTATACCGTGCAAATAGAACAACTAAAATAAATGCTGAGCATTTTGAAGCCTTTGCCTCATTAAATTATCCTGACTTAGCAGAATCTGGTGTGCATTTAAAGGTTAATAGTGAACGTTTGTTTAAACCAAATGCAAGAAAAGAATTGGTCGTTCACAAGTGTTTAGACGAGAATATAGCCCTGGTTAAGTTGTTTCCTGGTATTTCAGAACGATTACTAGGTTGTATTTTTAACACACCAGGCTTAAAAGGTGTTATCTTAGAAACCTATGGTGCCGGTAATTGTACGACTGAAAAATGGTTTGTAGACTTATTAAAAGAAACCATTACTAGGGGTATACCTATTATAAATGTAACACAATGTTCTGGTGGAAGTGTGATGATGGGACAGTATGAAACAAGTGAAAAACTTAAACGAATTGGATTAATTTCTGGAAAAGACATCACAACTGAGGCTGCTATTTGTAAATTAATGTATTTATTAGGTCAAAATATTGCGCCTAATTTGTTCAAAACCATTTATGAAACGGCATTAAGAGGAGAAATGAGTTAA
- a CDS encoding TatD family hydrolase: MIITDTHTHLYSESFDEDRTEMMQRALNANVKRLFVPAIDSTYTAAMLQLEKDYPEHVFLMMGLHPTHVKENYKEELAHVEELLQQHKFYAVGEIGIDLYWDKSTLGMQQDAFRHQIKLAKQHQLPIVIHCREAFDEIFEILEEEKSDDLFGIFHCFTGTIEQAHQALSYNMKLGIGGVATFKNGKIDQFLKEIDLEHIVLETDAPYLAPKPFRGKRNESSYILKVVEKLSEIYTISEEKIVDITTENSKAVFGV, from the coding sequence ATGATTATTACAGATACGCATACCCACTTATACAGTGAGTCTTTTGATGAAGATAGAACCGAAATGATGCAACGTGCTTTAAACGCAAACGTAAAACGCTTGTTCGTGCCAGCGATAGACTCTACGTATACAGCTGCTATGTTGCAATTGGAAAAAGACTATCCGGAACACGTTTTTTTAATGATGGGATTACATCCAACACATGTAAAAGAAAATTATAAGGAAGAGTTAGCACACGTGGAAGAGCTGTTACAGCAGCACAAATTCTATGCTGTTGGAGAAATCGGGATTGATTTGTATTGGGATAAGAGCACTTTGGGAATGCAGCAAGACGCCTTTAGGCATCAAATTAAATTAGCAAAACAACACCAATTACCAATCGTCATTCATTGTCGTGAGGCCTTTGATGAAATCTTTGAAATCTTAGAAGAAGAGAAAAGCGATGATTTATTTGGAATCTTTCATTGCTTTACGGGTACAATAGAACAAGCACATCAAGCATTATCCTATAATATGAAATTAGGGATTGGTGGTGTAGCGACGTTTAAAAACGGAAAAATAGATCAGTTTTTAAAAGAAATCGACCTAGAACATATTGTTTTGGAAACCGATGCGCCTTATTTAGCACCAAAGCCTTTCCGCGGTAAGCGAAACGAGAGTAGCTATATCCTAAAGGTTGTAGAAAAACTATCTGAAATCTATACTATTTCCGAAGAAAAAATAGTCGATATTACAACCGAGAATTCAAAAGCTGTTTTTGGAGTTTAA
- a CDS encoding RNA polymerase sigma factor, with protein MSEKKIHEDQKYIDGLLQNNSFIIQAIYDKFVPKVVNYIKQNSGDADQAQDVIQDTIVTIYNQSKEKGLQLTCPFDAYFFLLCKRRWLNELKKSNNKEVTINEQVLSKDDDAHELAFETALFGEKQALFNEMFQKLGSACKDLIKATFKIKSMEDVAKSLGVTYAYARKKKSLCIGKLTKLVQESPKFNQLNN; from the coding sequence ATGAGTGAAAAAAAAATCCACGAAGACCAAAAATATATTGATGGCTTATTGCAAAATAACTCCTTTATAATTCAAGCCATTTATGATAAGTTTGTGCCTAAAGTCGTCAACTATATAAAGCAGAATAGCGGAGATGCAGATCAGGCTCAAGACGTTATTCAAGACACTATTGTCACTATTTACAATCAGAGCAAAGAAAAAGGATTGCAACTCACTTGTCCTTTTGATGCTTATTTCTTCTTGCTCTGTAAACGCAGATGGTTAAACGAACTCAAAAAAAGTAATAATAAAGAGGTAACAATTAATGAACAGGTCTTATCTAAAGATGACGACGCACATGAACTTGCTTTTGAAACGGCATTGTTTGGAGAAAAACAAGCCTTGTTTAACGAGATGTTTCAAAAGTTAGGGTCGGCATGTAAAGATTTAATAAAAGCCACCTTTAAAATAAAATCAATGGAAGATGTGGCAAAAAGTTTAGGCGTTACCTATGCGTATGCACGTAAAAAAAAATCTTTATGTATTGGAAAACTAACAAAGCTGGTTCAGGAGTCACCTAAATTTAACCAACTTAATAATTAA
- a CDS encoding T9SS type A sorting domain-containing protein, translating to MKKMITLILFVLFSTNASMTHAQGQLTPGVQTSNLTSSTSHWVQSTSDKNKQFHASAYWVGGVDCGNYLKVYNGTTFAATSPQVLISTYHAFTRIRLDQNNNVYVLYKDRTSTGSTTFRTYLKKYNSSGTQIGGRIQVANTTLGSDIEVAPNGDVLIGCVEGSNARIKIYRNMNYKGFIPLENVNTSQPFVLQMDMKDNKFVVGYSKGYSSPLKIKHYTYVPNFLFGSNLNLSTLNSSLTETGTRFNGTNNQIALRTNGDIFYVTSEGNPPNIVYKTKKLIPGSMPSVFQTGNAKVDVDINNRLIISKNYGTLASENNKVQLFSDADALLHEYDLSSKIKNHLSSIAIYDCEFLVTGIDRKLGGNPLSYSYESFHQVFNCKDCRPNMGATAVAKFRYPYAVNQVPSKYGPLDVTELCLVDNLLVDGSLSSCENRYFVGLSEFNPMTWTDTSVLHSGWVYPLTQAPNNINIVDFLPSGYHLRPGKIYKFRLAVGLPWDAVDIFFEVSCCKRRIIVYEEDQEIEIGLPVNNPIIQEDNPDVKPNQIVAHPNPVNDELTLDFSAFKSDSAIPVQITTQSGTRVFSKEITTKKTTINTSKWPTGLYICIAQIDGESFSKKIIKK from the coding sequence ATGAAAAAAATGATCACCCTCATCCTTTTTGTACTTTTCAGTACAAATGCTTCAATGACACATGCTCAAGGTCAATTAACACCAGGAGTACAAACGAGTAATTTAACGTCTTCCACTAGTCATTGGGTACAATCAACCTCAGATAAAAACAAACAATTTCATGCTTCGGCCTATTGGGTTGGCGGTGTAGATTGTGGAAATTATTTGAAGGTATACAATGGAACCACGTTTGCTGCCACTTCACCACAAGTGCTTATTTCAACGTATCACGCTTTTACGAGAATTAGACTAGACCAAAATAATAATGTCTACGTATTGTATAAAGACCGAACCAGCACAGGAAGCACGACGTTTAGAACGTATTTAAAAAAATACAACAGTTCTGGAACTCAAATAGGCGGTCGAATTCAAGTTGCCAATACCACGCTAGGGTCAGACATAGAAGTTGCGCCAAATGGCGACGTCCTCATTGGTTGCGTAGAAGGTTCGAATGCTAGAATTAAAATATATAGAAATATGAATTATAAAGGCTTTATACCTCTAGAAAACGTAAACACAAGTCAACCTTTTGTATTACAAATGGATATGAAAGACAATAAGTTTGTTGTTGGATACTCTAAAGGCTATAGCTCTCCATTAAAAATAAAACACTACACCTACGTACCCAACTTTCTTTTTGGATCTAACCTTAACCTCTCTACCTTAAATTCTAGTCTAACAGAAACGGGAACACGTTTTAATGGTACTAATAACCAAATTGCATTAAGAACAAACGGAGATATTTTTTATGTAACAAGTGAAGGTAATCCGCCAAACATAGTATATAAGACAAAAAAACTAATTCCTGGAAGCATGCCTTCTGTTTTTCAAACTGGCAATGCGAAGGTTGACGTTGATATTAACAACAGACTTATTATTTCAAAAAACTATGGTACTCTTGCTTCGGAAAATAATAAAGTGCAATTATTTTCAGATGCTGATGCGCTACTACATGAATATGATTTAAGCTCAAAAATTAAAAATCATTTATCGAGTATCGCCATCTATGACTGTGAATTTTTAGTAACTGGAATCGATCGCAAGCTTGGTGGCAATCCATTAAGTTATTCATATGAAAGTTTTCACCAGGTGTTTAACTGTAAAGATTGCCGACCTAACATGGGCGCGACAGCAGTAGCTAAATTTAGATATCCTTATGCCGTAAATCAAGTACCATCAAAATACGGTCCTTTAGACGTAACAGAATTATGTTTAGTAGATAATTTGCTGGTTGATGGCTCTTTAAGCAGTTGCGAGAATCGCTATTTTGTTGGTCTTTCAGAATTCAACCCAATGACCTGGACCGACACTTCAGTATTACATTCTGGATGGGTATACCCCTTAACCCAAGCACCTAACAATATTAATATTGTCGATTTTTTACCCTCTGGTTACCATTTACGACCGGGGAAAATATATAAATTCCGTTTGGCTGTTGGTTTGCCTTGGGATGCTGTTGATATTTTCTTCGAAGTAAGCTGCTGTAAACGTAGAATAATAGTTTATGAAGAAGATCAGGAAATAGAAATAGGGCTTCCAGTTAACAACCCTATTATACAAGAAGATAATCCTGATGTAAAACCGAATCAGATTGTTGCACATCCAAATCCTGTAAACGATGAATTGACTTTGGATTTCTCAGCCTTTAAAAGTGATTCAGCTATCCCTGTACAAATAACAACACAAAGTGGAACTCGAGTATTTTCAAAAGAAATCACTACTAAAAAAACCACTATAAATACCAGTAAGTGGCCAACAGGGCTGTATATCTGTATTGCACAAATTGATGGAGAATCCTTCAGTAAAAAAATAATTAAAAAATAA
- a CDS encoding PKD domain-containing protein, producing the protein MKIFSITFLLFSFSFNLLAQESIVNDTITRSASIEYEINGNTVNFSPLTPPLNQIAGAPKAFYNHFWEFGDGDYSKEEQPTKKYKKEGEYEVKYWATNMYDTGKPPTTRPKKIEIDTVDSAYEAEASMTEDLMLIKNREPMPSEDMVLVMSYKNSKDYATNGKLLLYFNEEKYKADNFELVNTRTYNNEKSTTTDGFVFSNEKNDDTRFYASVESTIQNLKARTVDTTEREDLELTKAEAETTYKNARALEFNNMKPNEERHVFFTFKTTPEMLKDTSAIISVRSIYIPDDAYKTHKVKDMEMEIVTSHDPNKMSSNATFLNYRLVRFKRPQFKIRFQNNGEGPARTIRLETDVPDMFDKKTIRVEAMYPKCKICPKQDVQYSCLDTTFTATQAIFTFKNIYLPGSEQKNVKDYDSTKGFVKYSLKFAKDFHKTKTKSRTAIIFDKNEPIITNYSTTRFLPGVSVGVKAGYNAFNDLKKSESYFIGATISPYKSYKWYWQVELLNSFHNYESDTFITEGLTDSGAGEPRYERTTRNNTYKSIAWELPVLARYNINNYIGLGAGLQGMVSLSEKRTEQVLIESFENINTQPGALLFTNDSSQETSDSFSNFRSGLLVEATAGFARIGPSLGARYVFSFKEEFSYLQFYAIWKF; encoded by the coding sequence ATGAAGATTTTCTCTATAACATTTTTGCTTTTTAGCTTTTCATTTAACCTTCTTGCTCAGGAAAGCATCGTCAATGACACCATTACGCGTAGTGCTAGCATTGAATATGAAATTAACGGCAACACGGTTAATTTTTCACCGCTTACCCCTCCTTTAAATCAAATTGCAGGCGCACCTAAAGCATTTTATAATCATTTCTGGGAATTTGGCGATGGTGACTATAGCAAAGAAGAACAACCCACAAAAAAATACAAAAAAGAAGGCGAATACGAAGTAAAATATTGGGCCACCAATATGTATGATACTGGAAAACCACCAACAACACGACCTAAAAAAATAGAAATTGACACTGTAGATTCGGCTTATGAAGCAGAAGCATCTATGACTGAAGACTTAATGCTTATAAAAAACCGTGAACCTATGCCTAGTGAAGATATGGTTCTTGTTATGAGTTATAAAAACAGTAAAGATTATGCGACTAATGGAAAACTTCTGCTTTATTTTAATGAAGAAAAATATAAGGCAGATAATTTTGAGTTGGTAAACACGAGAACCTATAACAATGAAAAAAGCACGACTACGGATGGTTTCGTTTTTTCTAATGAAAAAAATGACGACACGCGTTTTTATGCTTCCGTAGAAAGTACAATCCAAAATTTAAAAGCAAGAACTGTAGATACAACCGAAAGAGAAGATCTGGAGTTAACAAAAGCTGAAGCTGAAACCACTTATAAAAACGCAAGAGCACTAGAATTTAATAACATGAAGCCAAATGAAGAGCGTCATGTGTTTTTTACTTTTAAAACCACCCCAGAAATGCTTAAGGACACCAGCGCCATTATTTCGGTTAGAAGTATTTATATTCCAGATGATGCTTACAAGACTCACAAAGTAAAAGACATGGAAATGGAAATTGTAACCTCTCATGATCCTAATAAAATGTCATCAAACGCAACCTTTTTAAATTACCGTCTTGTCCGTTTTAAGCGTCCTCAGTTTAAAATTAGATTTCAAAATAATGGCGAAGGTCCTGCACGAACCATTCGGTTAGAAACAGATGTTCCCGATATGTTTGATAAAAAAACCATTCGGGTGGAAGCTATGTATCCTAAATGTAAAATTTGCCCCAAACAAGACGTCCAATACAGCTGTTTGGATACGACATTTACGGCGACTCAAGCAATTTTCACTTTTAAAAACATCTACTTACCTGGAAGCGAGCAAAAAAACGTTAAAGATTACGACTCAACTAAAGGCTTTGTTAAATACAGTTTAAAATTTGCTAAAGATTTTCATAAGACAAAAACAAAATCGCGAACCGCTATTATTTTTGACAAGAATGAGCCCATCATAACCAATTATTCAACCACTCGTTTTTTACCTGGTGTTTCTGTTGGTGTAAAAGCCGGTTATAACGCATTTAACGATTTAAAAAAATCTGAAAGTTATTTTATTGGAGCCACCATTTCACCTTACAAATCCTATAAGTGGTATTGGCAAGTAGAATTATTAAACAGTTTTCATAACTATGAAAGTGACACATTTATTACAGAAGGATTAACAGATTCTGGAGCTGGAGAACCGCGTTATGAGCGTACGACAAGAAATAACACCTATAAAAGTATAGCTTGGGAACTACCTGTTTTAGCGCGCTATAATATTAATAATTATATTGGATTAGGAGCTGGATTACAAGGCATGGTATCCCTTAGTGAAAAACGAACAGAACAGGTCTTAATCGAAAGCTTCGAAAATATAAATACGCAACCTGGAGCACTCCTTTTCACAAACGACAGTTCTCAAGAAACCAGTGACTCTTTCTCTAATTTTAGAAGTGGTTTATTAGTAGAAGCCACAGCCGGCTTTGCGCGTATTGGCCCTAGTCTTGGCGCACGTTATGTCTTCAGTTTTAAAGAGGAGTTTAGTTATCTGCAATTTTACGCCATTTGGAAATTTTGA